In Nicotiana tabacum cultivar K326 chromosome 17, ASM71507v2, whole genome shotgun sequence, one DNA window encodes the following:
- the LOC142171999 gene encoding putative mitochondrial protein AtMg01250 translates to MMQWWQNECFEHHWRKMKVGVMYKLDLEKAYHHVSWHVLLELLRMMNFGDKWLQWIKSCICAVRFSILLNGNPEGLFKSFICLREEDPLSPYQFVIVMEALSLMLRRAEMNGWIKCFEIVGKENKKGGDLFFKGHQCCGWQSWHHVDFSSFVCG, encoded by the coding sequence ATGATGCAATGGTGGCAAAATGAATGTTTTGAACATCATTGGAGAAAGATGAAGGTTGGGGTAATGTATAAACTTGATCTAGAAAAGGCCTATCACCATGTGAGTTGGCATGTTTTGTTGGAGCTGCTGAGAATGATGAATTTTGGTGACAAATGGTTGCAATGGATAAAAAGTTGTATATGTGCAGTCAGGTTTTCTATCCTTTTAAATGGGAATCCTGAAGGCCTTTTCAAGTCATTCATATGTTTGAGAGAAGAGGATCCCCTATCCCCCTATCAATTTGTTATTGTCATGGAAGCTCTTAGCCTGATGCTTAGAAGAGCTGAGATGAATGGATGGATTAAGTGCTTTGAGATTGTAGGTAAGGAGAATAAAAAAGGTGGTGATCTCTTTTTTAAAGGGCATCAATGTTGCGGTTGGCAGTCTTGGCACCATGTTGATTTCTCATCGTTTGTTTGCGGATGA